The Bacillus sp. BGMRC 2118 genome window below encodes:
- a CDS encoding protein arginine kinase: MSLQRFIKQAISPWMEIEGPDSDIVLSSRIRLARNIDVYQFPSIATNDELKEIVEKFEQSFVGRSYDDSLKFEILKMEELQPIEKRVLVEKHLISPQLAEESAFGACLLSENEEVSIMINEEDHIRIQCLFPGFQLTEALNVAGGLDDWLEQHIDYAFDEKSGYLTSCPTNVGTGMRASVMMHLPALVMTGQINRIVPAINQLGLVVRGIYGEGSEALGNIFQISNQITLGKAEEDIVEDLNSVVSQLIVQERSARETLMKTSGIHLEDRVYRSFGVLAHSRIIESKEAAGCLSDVRLGIDLGFIKNISRNILNELMILTQPGFLQQSAGGALRPNERDIRRAALIRERLQMENSDNVDDEGGKTI; the protein is encoded by the coding sequence ATGTCGCTTCAGAGATTTATAAAGCAAGCAATTAGTCCATGGATGGAAATAGAAGGACCTGATTCAGATATTGTGCTCAGCAGCAGAATACGACTAGCACGTAATATAGATGTCTATCAGTTTCCAAGCATTGCAACAAATGATGAATTAAAAGAGATTGTTGAGAAATTTGAGCAAAGCTTTGTTGGCAGAAGTTATGATGACTCTTTGAAGTTCGAGATCCTTAAAATGGAGGAGCTTCAGCCTATTGAAAAACGAGTACTAGTTGAAAAGCACTTAATCAGTCCACAACTAGCGGAAGAATCAGCATTTGGAGCATGCTTGCTTTCAGAAAATGAAGAAGTAAGCATCATGATAAATGAAGAGGATCATATTCGAATTCAATGTTTATTTCCTGGTTTTCAACTTACAGAAGCATTGAATGTTGCAGGTGGTTTAGATGATTGGTTAGAACAGCATATAGACTATGCATTTGATGAAAAGAGTGGTTATCTAACGAGTTGTCCGACTAATGTAGGGACAGGTATGAGAGCCTCTGTCATGATGCATTTACCAGCTCTAGTCATGACTGGTCAAATTAATAGAATTGTTCCAGCTATTAACCAATTGGGCCTTGTTGTAAGAGGTATATACGGCGAGGGCAGTGAAGCATTAGGGAATATCTTTCAAATCTCTAATCAAATTACACTAGGTAAGGCAGAAGAAGATATTGTAGAGGATTTAAATTCAGTAGTCAGTCAGCTCATTGTCCAAGAGAGGTCAGCTAGAGAAACGCTTATGAAGACATCCGGCATTCACCTGGAAGATAGAGTATACCGCTCTTTTGGAGTATTGGCACATAGTAGAATCATTGAATCAAAGGAAGCGGCTGGTTGCTTATCAGATGTGCGCCTAGGGATTGATTTAGGCTTCATAAAAAATATTTCACGTAATATACTTAATGAACTAATGATTTTAACACAACCAGGATTTTTGCAACAATCTGCAGGTGGCGCATTAAGGCCGAACGAGCGTGATATACGCAGGGCTGCATTAATAAGAGAACGATTACAAATGGAAAACAGTGATAACGTGGATGACGAAGGAGGCAAAACAATATGA